One window from the genome of Asterias amurensis chromosome 12, ASM3211899v1 encodes:
- the LOC139944804 gene encoding ferroptosis suppressor protein 1-like: MGSSHSLELESKRVVIIGGGYGGVAAANKLLGKCQLTLIDSKEAFHHCLAALRACTEDGLAGKTFIPYEPTYGKSFKRGTVVAIDVDSKEVLLSGGESIGYDYLIIGTGSQGGFPGNVEGGEDTDVYISQYTAMLQKVKLAKEIVVIGGGAVGLEMAGEIATDFPTKSVTVVHSREYLVEGDGLRPAFRDGIKDQLTAKGVKLVLGEKVSNLNDIPRDGSSKCTVKTNKGTEIEADLAIVCIGKPVKSSTTYSKSLQSSMTDRGQIRVNEHLQVEGFTDVFAIGDCSESGAGLAYVAGAQGELAADNIWYSVEKRGLKSWKSMGVMMIIPIGRNGGMFQVGNWVFGTFLSRKIKSEHLFLPKYWGDMKQTVPTETCL, from the exons ATGGGAAGTTCCCACAGCCTGGAGCTGGAGAGCAAACGTGTCGTCATCATTGGCGGTGGTTACGGTGGTGTGGCTGCAGCCAATAAACTCCTCGGGAAATGTCAGCTGACTCTGATCGATTCCAAGGAGGCTTTTCATCACTGCCTAGCTGCTCTACGCGCCTGTACTGAGGACG GCCTCGCCGGTAAGACGTTTATCCCATACGAGCCAACCTACGGCAAGAGTTTCAAACGTGGAACCGTCGTGGCGATCGACGTAGATTCGAAAGAGGTGCTTCTGTCCGGAGGCGAGTCGATTGGCTACGACTATCTCATCATAGGTACTGGGAGCCAGGGAGGGTTTCCCGGTAACGTAGAGGGTGGAGAGGACACCGATGTTTACATATCGCAGTATACAGCCATGTTGCAGAAG gTCAAGCTTGCCAAGGAGATTGTGGTCATCGGTGGTGGGGCGGTAGGGCTTGAAATGGCGGGTGAGATTGCCACCGACTTCCCCACTAAGTCCGTAACTGTCGTTCACTCCAGAGAGTACCTCGTCGAGGGTGATGGTCTAAGGCCTGCATTCAGGGATGGAATCAAGGACCAACTCACCGCCAAGGGAGTCAAACTAGTTCTtg gcGAGAAAGTCTCTAATCTCAACGACATCCCCAGGGATGGATCTTCCAAGTGTACTGTAAAGACAAACAAAGGGACTGAGATCGAGGCTGATCTTGCCATCGTATGCATCGGGAAGCCAGTCAAATCATCCACCACGTACTCTAAGTCACTTC AAAGCAGTATGACAGATCGTGGGCAAATCAGGGTCAATGAGCACCTCCAAGTTGAAGGGTTTACGGACGTCTTCGCTATCGGGGACTGTTCGGAGTCTGGTGCAGGGTTGGCGTACGTGGCTGGTGCTCAAGGGGAGTTAGCTGCTGATAATATATGGTACAGCGTCGAAAAGAGAGGCCTTAAAAGCTGGAAAAGTA TGGGTGTTATGATGATTATACCAATTGGACGCAACGGCGGAATGTTCCAGGTTGGAAACTGGGTCTTTGGCACCTTCTTATCACGCAAGATCAAGAGCGAGCATCTCTTTCTACCAAAATACTGGGGCGATATGAAACAGACAGTGCCCACTGAGACTTGTCTCTGA